In the genome of Cryptococcus neoformans var. neoformans B-3501A chromosome 5, whole genome shotgun sequence, the window TCTCAGGACCGCAGCCTGGATGGCGGATATAGGGTAGCAGACATTATAGAAGGCTGGTATGTATCGCCTGGAGACGAGTAAGACAACAAGACGTCTAGTCGCCCACTACACTATCCTTGCGAGTCTTGACCTTCCGCCATCAAGCAGTAATAGAACGCGTCTTTCCGAGCAACTCTCCATTCTCAAAGTCCCAAGGGACAGCATGAGTATAGCGTTTGCGTATTTCTGACGGTCGTAACGGGCCCATGCACAGTTGCCAGTCTCACATCAAGAGTTCCCATTTTCGGGACACAACACGAAAATGCTACCGCCCGAAAGATCATCTCTCTCAGGTAACTCAAACACCGCCATAAAACGCATGCACAACAGTTTCTCGCCTTCGCTCTGGATAGATTCTCGCAGAACCTTCTCACGACCGATATGCAAAGAAAGACAAACTCACGAGCTGCGACAATATTATCCTTCAAATCTAACACTCGATGTCCAACTTGTTTTGACCTCCGAAACAGATCCTTCCCTATTTCGTCCACGTGACGAAACTTCTTGTCAAGCGCTCGATATTGCCGGTGCAGTCGAAAAGTCGACTGTCTCAATGATAAATGTCGCTGCTTGAAAATTGTTACCAAATAGCCCAAGCCATTCAAACAATTAGAAGAcaagagagaagacgacTTATTTTGTAACAAAGATCTGTTCGTGGTTGTCAAAAGGTCCACCCAAATCTCGAGAAATGGTTAGGTCCGTGTGACTTCGACCCTGACCCCCCCCCGCTACGGCCGCGTCAACAAAAGAAGCTCGATAAAAACGTTCTCAGGCTTGCACTGATTTCTCATGCCGCTGAATACACTGATATGAGCCATTTATTTCATTCTTTTATGTTCTTATGCATCTCATAGCTAACATCCTTCAGAAATTCATATCAGATGATAGCAATCATATCCACAAATGATTCGATGTACCCAATTTGTGTGCTTAGTCTCTCAAAAAAGTCAACGAGAGGTGACGTAAGTGGCAGGCGCGTTCCAACGACTGCGAGGAAGTCACAGCTTTATGTCTTTCATTCGTATCGTCCTTTAAATGTATGTCATGCCTTACTCGCAGGTTCAgagagggatggaagggattACGGCAAGGGCAGATGGGATATTTATACCAGCATGCGGCAGGGGAGACAAAAAGGGAATGGCGGAGAGAAATTGCAGGTTTCCCAGGGTGTAGTCACGAGACACGCGAAAGAAAAACAGGCGCGAATTTTATTTCAGCGTATACCGACCGGGCGCCGTCATAACAACTCAAGGATGCAGTGGAATACGAAGTAAGGGAGGGCCAGTAACTCTTTATTCGATGGCTCAGAACCCCTTACTTGGTggtaaaaaaaaaaacagaagaagagtacTTCAAAATACAGAGCAGAATGCTCCTCGGCACAACACGTCACAAAAATCATCAACAGCTTACAAAATGTGATGTTGCGTGCTGTCCTCATCAATCACCTACGTACTATCACCATCTTCTGGCTTGCTCATTATACCTCATCGTCCATCCGGAAATGCGCAGCTGGAAGTCGCTATTTCGGTCCTTGCCCAATGCATGTGGTGTCGAGCTTAACAACAATTTAACACTCAATCatcctccattcttcttttacATGACCAATCCAAATCTGGAGGGACTGAGGTACAAGTCATCACTAATCTCACTTTTCCTCGGTCACTGAGCACATATATTACACCACATACTCTATATGATATCGAAAGATTTGGAAAGAACCCTCGATGGCTTGAAGCTTACTATATGAAGCTCAAGAATCTATTCCAGATCAATAAAATGTCGACTCACTTCTAGATGacatgatggatgatgcTACAGCTCACAGCGAAGCAGAGAGCAGTGTCTTACTAGATCAATTAATCACGCCAGGGGTGTTCGTTAGGTACCCCAGGGGCCAGATCTTGTGTGGGAGGTTGTCAGTGAAGGTTGAtgttgaagaaaagaggagggcATTGTTTTAGAAGGGCGTGGTGTGCAGACAGCGTGGTAGATATATATAGAAGCATCGAGATGTTGAGAGAGATCCCCGAGCGATGGATATCATGTAATAACGCTTCTTGGGACACTTCTTGTAACCTTTCGTTTTAGATCACTCAATCTCATAATATATTCAGCCCAGCAGCTCAAGCTTCCCAGGTCTATCACATCACATCCCCTGTAGCCGTTCGTTTCCTCACGAAGGAGCTCTCTCAGCAGCGAGCAGGCGTAGAGCGTAGCATGACATCATTACTAATACGTTCCAAGCATAGTTAGAATCCTGAGACGTTTTCCTGGAACCACCCCAGGCCGAACTGTTCCTGTCCAGGGGTTCAAGGGACAATGGGATACGAAGAAGGCTAATGGGGCCCAATGAAAACTGGGAACTACTTGGCTGCATGGGAGTTGTCGGCGACAGCCGACTTCTTATTTTTTTTCCGCCGTCGTTTATTTTTTGTTGTCCATGCCTATGTGCGCGTGGCGCGTTGTCGCGGAGGCCGACCGAAATGTGGAAGAACCGTCGCACAAACTACACCAAGGAAGAGAACGCTTCTCTATGTATTGTACATGGAGCGCATCCCTTGATTGCTGCATAATGTGTACTATGGATTTGGAGCCTGTGAGCGAATGAAAAGGGAATTGGAAGGATGTTACGGACAAATATGCAGAAATAATGATGTCCAGTTTCTACGAAGATCGTTTTGaaaccagcagcagttAGTAGACGAGCTCTCCAGGGAAAAAGCTAGAGAACTTTTAAATTTATTATATGCACCTGGCTTCCGGCTATCCGCCAAAAATCCACCTATGATgaaacaacaacaacggcGGCGGAGGAGCAACAAGGGCAGATGAACACCCTACATGTTGGAGCTACCGGCAATAATAGAACAACAGTCCTGCGGAGAATGATGTAATTGCGACAATAGTTACTAACCTCCACCGGGAATCTCCGAACTGCAATTGTATGATGGCACATAAGGCTGAACATCCTTTTATGACGTTCTGAAGCTGTGTGGAATTTTcaatcctcatcatcgccgATCCTTTGCCACAAAATTCCTGACTAGGCACACGTATATATATGATCCACCTCGCTTGGACGAGAAGTCATCCACATTGTCTTCGACACAACAACCACAAACCAAAAAATCCCCCAAAGCTGAAAAGCTACTCTACCCATTCGAACTTGCCTTAACAGCTGTATTAGTCCCATACGTATTTCTTACCATGTCTCAGCCAGAAGCCCAACAGAAAAAGTGCGTCCCATCTCATATCCACCGATCTATATCTTATATGGCCACTGACTTTTCATCACAGAGAACAGAAGCAAGATCAGGCTCCCCCTACTCCTcatgaggatgaaaatCAGCCTGACGACAATGATAACCAATCTGAAAACAACGACCAGCCTCCAAAAGAGCCTCAGCCCGAACCCCAACgacaaaaaaagaagaaaccaCAGGGTCGCGGCGGCAAAGGTCCTCTTCCGGACGTAAAAGAAGCTACTAAGCCCGTCCAGAATGGCACCGATACCGCCGAGGGTGCCCTGAGTGGGGCTGGCGATACTGCTCAAGGTGCCGTCGGTGGAGCGACGGACGGCGCCACAGACCAAGCTTTGGGGCCTCTTAAATCTCGACGTAAGCCTCTTCCTAATGAGCTTGCCGACACTGCCCCCGAAGACCAGCCTGGCGGTGGTAAGGacaaggaagagaagggcaGTTTGAGGATCAACATCTCTCTGGATTTGGATGTCGAGGTTCATTTGACAGCGAGGATTAAGGGTAAGTCTCATCCTTGGCTGTCGTTTTTGCCTAATGCTGAGCAACATTCACAGGTGACATTACTATTGGCCTGCTATAAGCCTTTTAATAGGAGTGGAGATATGATCAGAAGCCGTGAGGAGTAATGTGTAGCGATCTAATAATTTTAGTTGTCTTGCCCATAGAAGCTGTTTAAAGCGCATGTAGCATACTTCTTGCCGCTTTCGCCCATGCATGACCATCATCCTTGCGCACTGCTTACCAGACGGCTCTGGCGAGTATGTTTGACTGACATTACCGTGAGACACCTGTCCAGTCCCAGATTGCGAGCAAATGGTAAATAGTCCTTGCATGCTGTGAGATGGTAGTATATGCTAGATGCTAGCATGCACCCGCACTCTAGAGTGTGGTGTTACAATGTCTGCGGTGATCCACGACATTCTACGTCGATACCTGCGGAAAAAAGTGAGAAGTTGAATCGTGGATTGGAGATTGAGTGGTGCCGTTACGTCATAAGTCATAATAAACATTCGGATTGTTCCTCAAGTGCCCCACCTTTTTATGCCGTCATGCAGGGTCCGCCATGTTCGGCGGCGGAGAAATAGAAGTGCGACGCTCTCTCTGCCACTGTGCACTTGTTTGTTTGACAGTCTATACACTATGCCGATAACGAATAGCTCTAATCAAGCAAAAAGATCCGGCTAGTATTCAAGAACAGAACAAGAGGAGCCACGACATATAGGTGGATAGCTACAGAAACATTGGCAACTTGAACAGTCACCAGTACATCCACACTCAAAAGTGCAATGGTATTAGGCCTCTTGACAGCTATTGCCGCCTGCCCAGCCATCATTGGTACGACCGAGGCAATCCAGCAAGGACAAAAGGCCAATGCTCGCGAGCAACATCGAGGGCGAAAGACCAACCTCACAATAAAACTGCCTGGCGCACACAGCTACAAAGCCAAATTTGAGGGCTGTATGGTCGTCTTACAGGATAAGAAGGTAAGTAACATTCCTCACCGAGCTCTAATGTTGAAGCTGACAGGACTGACATAATTATCAAACAGCTCTACGTTCAGCACGCTGGTTGTGAATCTCTCGCCTACGCCCACCCTTTTCAAGGGTATTACCTCCCACACCCACAAAATCAATCACGTTGGAAAGGCGCGGgttggaaaggggaagggatggtTACCACCATCAACGAAGATAACATGCTCAATTGGGCTTATGTCGATGCTGATACGTATGAGCTTAAACACGGTATCCGTGTCGAAGCGCAAGACCATCTCACGGGACCATGGGACTGTACACAGATTGATCGGCGGGTGACGtttgaaggatgggaagggttCGTGTTGGTacaagaggatgaggagaaggatctTTGGGCGCTGTATTTCGataaggatgatgacggtCTAGctggggaagggaaagtaGGAGATGTACAGGCAaatggagggaagagaaagagaatgTTAGAAGTGCAATTGGTGAGGActgagatggagaagacaAGGTACGATGCGTtgatggagaggagagagagaataCAGGCGTTACAAGCGAAGACAAAGGAGCAGCAAGAATGATCTGGAAGGGTGAGTGCAAAGTACGCCGTTGAGAATGTTGTCGATGCTGAGAGCTCATTGTTAGTGATCGTATGCATGTAATTTGCAGTGAGAAAATTGTGCATGAGGGGGTGGCAGGGAAACCATGGACGGACAATCAATTTACGATCTCATTGAAATGACTATCCGCAACATTTTGTAGCATAGATATAGCATGTACACAGTAAAAAACCAGTATACGGCCGGTTTATCCAACTTGCGTCGCCAAGGAGATCATGTTGAACATGTGATGACATCTGATTTATCCAAACAAGACGCCAAATGCATGCAAAGACCCCCTGCTTTTACTCATGTCAACAGGCATCTACGCTCTATCATGCcgatccatctcttccctaGGGGACCCTCCTACGCCCAAATATTAGCAAATGGAtccctctcatccttctcctttttggGCTGCGCTTGGTTCATCCCAAAGAATCCGCCGCCCATACCGGCATCCCCACTAGACGTGCTAGCCCATGGGTCAGAAGGGGAAGCCATAGAGGTTTTTGCCTGTGTCCATGGATCAGAAACCATGTTGTTCACgctttgttgttgttgtggcTGAGCGTACGCCTGAGTGGGTTGGGTCTTCTGCGTAGCTTGGGCGTGCTGGGGAGCGCCCCAGGCGTTCTGGTCCATTTGCAGTCCACTCCACTTATTACCCACTGGTATCCCCAACTGAGTCCCGTCCGAAGGCACGGCAGAGGTGATACCACCTTGCCAAGAGGCGTAGGGGCTTGTGGCTTGGACGCCACTTGGTGTAGCGTTGAAGAAACCACCTGCCAAATTGGGTTGTTGGGATTGGATggcagaaggggaaggagacgaGAAGAGGGACATGATGTCCGCTTTGGCTGATTGGGATTTGTTGGAGATAGGTCCAGAGGCGGGCGGGGAGTTGGAAAGGGGCGGTGCAGAGGGAGTACGGAAGTCGAGGTCAAAGATATTGGAAGCTGAGGAAGGGGCGGGCTGAGCAGGGGCAGGTGCAGTAGCGATTGGTGCAGGTGCTCTAGAGCTGGCAGCAGGGACAGCCGCAGGTGCAGGAGCTGGGTCATCAGCAAAGAGATCAATGATAGGCGCTTGGACGGCAGATGTAGGCTTGGAAGGGGTGGCTTTGCTGGAAGCTATGCTCCTTGACAGCAAAGGGTGGGTCTTGGGTAAATGGGCGGGGACGGGGGGCGCcgcagaggaagaagtggaggaaggaatagGGGCAGGGGATTTTGTCTGATGGGGTGGGGGAGAGACGACACCCCCAGTGCTTTCATTCTCGAGAACACTGGGGTcgggtggaggaggtccGTCCATTGCCCAACGGCGAGTCTCGTATTTTGACCGAATGAAGGACTCAATTTTGCTAGAAAGATTAATCAAGGTGAGCTGGACTATTTGGATAGAGAACTGCCTTCCCAATACGCACTGGTCAGATGGTATATGCCCCGCTTTGAGATGCCTCTCCCAATACATGTTGGCACGCTTATTTCCCCATTTTTGAATTGACTATATGTCCCATCAAGCTCATTAGAGCCTGTTCAAGGTATATTTCGGACAACTTACCTCCATTTGCTCGGGCGTCCATATGTCGAGATCGATAGACTTCACTTTACTGATATGCGTCCCCATTGAACGGTGAATACCGGAACACCGGATACAGAGGAAGACACCCAAATTCCATGATGCCCATCGTGTATCTGTAGATAGTGTTAGGAAGGTTGTCAGTAAtgcatccttctctcttccttaATGGATTTGCGCACCATTTCGCTTGCAATCGGCACAGTTCTTATTGCCAGGCTGCTTCACGAGCTCACGGAGGATCTTCGCGTGGCGCTCCGTCGTGGATTTGTCTGGGAGACTCCGTCAGTGTCTAGCCAAAACAGGCCATCTAGTTGCTCACCCTGTCTCGTCGACATTGTTTCGCTTTTGCGTATCGAATACAGAGATCAGTTAGTGCATGGATATATATCTATACGTCTGGTCGAATGCTTCTCGCCATCTTTAGCTGCTCACGCCTACTTAATAATTCCTGAGACTTCCAAGGCGCGCCTTATTATTTCAAGTCGGTGAAATCCGAACttatttcctttttttatTTGTTTTTTTGTTGCTCCAATTTGAATATCTTCGTTCACGTCCGTCCAACGACATTCATCTTTATAGATCACAGGTCAAAATGCCGGAAATACCGAACTCGGACAGTACTCTCGGTAGGTCCCCCAAAAACTAAACCGTTCATAGCTAACCGTGGCCTCAGATGGTTTCGTCCAAGCCTTTGTGATGATCGTCGTTTCCGAGATTGGAGACAAGACTTTCCTTATCGCCGCCATTATGGCGACGAGGCATCCCCGAATGACCGTGTTCGCCGGAGCTTTCGCGAGCTTGGTGGTGATGAGCATGTTAAGTGCCGCTTTGGGACGTGTAATCTTAGGCTTAATACCTAAAGTACGCCTACAAATCTTTCTGTTGAACGTAAATCCCATGGGAAAGAGCTAAAATTATGCTCTTATAGCTTTGGACTCTTTGGGCTGCATCCGTCCTCTTTTTTGTATTCGGTGCCAAAATGCTTCAAGAAGCTTTCAGCATGGCATCTGGCTCATCCCACATCCAAGATGAAATGCGTGAggtcgaagaagaactggaagaagactCTGCCGTCCACGATTCTCACAATGCGCGAGGGACCACTATCCTGTTGGAATCCGTCGAAGCCGGTACTGGTACTCGAAGCCCTCGTGTATCGACTTCAAGGCTTGATCGAAGTGCTTCCCCTCGCCCTAGCAGATCAGGACCCTCAATCCACTTCCCGTTATCAGGAGGTAACAATGTCGGACCTTTGGAGAAGGGCAAGCATTGGACTATGGTgttgaaggaaaagattaGGACGACTTTGCAGATGACCACCAACCCTGTATTTGCGCAGGCATTTGTACTTACCTTCCTGGGTGAGTGGGGAGACCGAAGTCAGATTACCACTATCGCGATGGCTGGTGCTCATGTACGTGCTTGCATTTGCCTTGAATTCAGTATTGAAAAAGCTGATGAAATGCTCACAGAGTGTGGCCGTCATTGCTTTTGGGACAATCGTGGGTCACGGTGTATGTACTTGCGGTGCTGTCTTGGGTGGACGATATCTCTCCACAAAAATCTCTGTTAAACACAGTATGTGTCTATTCGCATTCCTACCCTCCTATTTTTGGAATGCTAATGTTTATCATAGTCTCACTCCTTGGTGCCGCggctttcatcatctttgcGTTCCTCTACGCCATCGAAGCTTACTACTACAATGGTGATCTCGAAGTCAATTGGTAACAGGATTTAACAGACGAAATGTATGGGCCGACGTTAGCTTTGGGATTCGTTTTGCTAATTAGATCGGTGGCTGCATCATGGGGCAGCTATGGTATTTAATGGGGCGTAAGTGGAGGATTATAGCTTTGAGCTTAGCATAGATACATCGATTCTTGTGTAAATTAGAGCATGACGACTTGTTCAATACATGCATGTCATAGATATTACTACTTCATCTACTGACCTGACAAATCTATACACGGGTTAATACATTTGTTTACGATTTTAGTGACCCGCTGATTTCCATCGAAAGGTCACAAGATCCGCGCGATGCCTTTCAAGATCTTGACGAACCTTAGGCGCCAACGGAGCTGTGGCAACGACGACAGTGTTGGGTTGAAGTCACTGAAAGGTACCAAGCCAAAGATAGTTCTTTGCGCAGCTTTGGCGCGTCCGGAGAGAAGTCCCGTCAACGTTTCGACGAGCTAAAAGCTATTTACACTGAAAAGTCCTTGTGCGGCACCTATTTTCCCGGCCTATTGTCTTTACTTGTACCGTCGTCCATATTGTTTGACGAAACTGATTGATTTTACCATGCGTACAACGCTTCTACAAGCGAGTCGTACTGGAATCCTCCATTGGCAGTATTGTTCCCATCCTCAGTGTTGGCGAATTCTGTGAAATCTAAAGCAAATTGTTGTTGCTCTTGTTGATCCTGCGGGTGGCTAGCCTGAAGTTGATTCTGCAATTCTTGGGGtgccatcatctcccaGGGAAGTGGGGCCTGAGAGAGCTGAGATCCAATAGCATCTGACTGCTGGCTTTTCTGGGATTGTCCCATTATTAATTGTAGGTAGTGATCCGCAAGTTGTTGGGCCGAAAGCGGCGGCAACGATGAAACAATTTGGTTGGCAGAAGGTCGCTGTGAAGAGGCGGAAGCCGCGATCACAGTGTCGCTCACTGTTCGCCTGGGTTCCTGGTTACGTTCGCTGGATATAGGCGAGACGGTTGCGCGAACGTTGATATTAACGAGCGTCTGATTACTATCATCAGTGTCACGAGCTGAAGTTTGGTTAGATGCCCTTCGCTGAGCACTCAATCCTTGTCGTCCAAACATTCTCTTTTTACTTGACCAGACACATGTTATTCCCTTGGATTTACACCTCTTGCAGGGAAGACTTTTGTGAGATCCTCCCTCTTGACACTGTTTGGGTGGAGGGGCAAGAATTAATATTAAAGGTTAGGTATGATCACGAGACAGCGACATACCTTGTGTCGAGCTTTGCGACAGCCCTCGCATGCCTGTAGGCGTCGCTTTCTGTTCTCTTCCGGCACACGATCTCTCGAGCCTAATCGCAAATCAGCTCTTGAGCGCATAGCCTCATTCGATAGCACTTGTGCTTACGTGTAGGCTCCCTTCCCTGCGATACCGGAAGCTCAGATGTAAAGGTATCGACTCGAAGATCTAGCAAGCTGGAGACGCCTTCCGGTGCGACGTCGAGTTGACTCGATGGCCCAGCCACAGTTGATGAGGGGATATGGTAAGGAGCTGGTTGCTTTGATACCCTAGCTGGGGAGGATGCAGTACGGTGGACGAATGGATGTGAGTTCAGCCTCTGTTGATGTGTCGTTGGAGTTTGGTGCACTGGGGATTGAGAGAGTGCCGGAGCATGAAAATCTTGAGTAATTGTAGTTGGGAGTTGCAGGTTATGAGGGACAAACAGTTGCGGCTGCTGCGGGGGAGGCGGAACCTGatttgaaggaagagaaagaagagggaaaaaagaagtaTCGGATATAGGCGCAAGTtgaagtggaggttgaCCACCACTGAGTCCGGTGGCTGAGGACGGTTGGCTTATGGGCAACCCAACAGGCGTGAACTGAGTAGGCAGGTTATTCGTGACTGGAGGAAAACTACTGAGAGCCATATTAAATAgtccatcctccaccatGTCAATCCCGCTATTGTTCTTTGTTTGATCGGTAGCGTTTGAGGACGTCTCCTGTAGGACTTGCCTTGTCGCGAATAAATCAGCACACAAGCTCCTCGAAGTTGTATACTTACAACGGGTCCCATAAGGGTTGATATTGAGACCACATAGGGGATTCATCTTTCATTGAGCTGAGCAGCtcttggagaagataaGACCCATGGTCAAAGCgattgttgttgttatTCGACATGGCGCTAGAAAGAGGCACGAGTGTATCGCAAATTCAACACAAGGACACGAGTACGCAAATCGCGCAAAAAGCCTACTCACCAATGTTTACAGTGGGGATATCAGATACGAAGTGTATAACAGGTAAAGATGCTGTAGAGTTGTAGTGGTACACTAATAATTCCAAGTAACACGGTAGTTTAGAGAACAATGAGAAAGGtaagaatgaagaagtggtGTCACGCACGCAGTTAGTCAGACATATATACTCTTCTCTAAAGTAGTCGAACGATCGTTTCATTGATAGTACAGGGAGCGGATAACGCACTGCAAGCTTCAGTGTATACGCTATTACAGCACTTAGTGGATAAGTGTATGGTATATCCCTCATtactcctcttcgtcttccgcCCAAATGCTATAACCGCCAGCCAGTACTGATCGTGCGTATATCCATTACCGCCCATTCCACATCATCCGGTTATTATTTACCAAAGATTAGGTGCGAATTGCCCAATATAACACAAATGATCTTATAGGCTTTAACTTCTTGTACAAAGTCTATAATACCCATCGCAGTAGCCGTTAAGTTGTTATCCGTCCCGTCCTGGAACCCACCAGCGATGATCGTTCTTTAttgttacgtaatataTGACCAAGAACATTATTAACCCCCCGTCATTGGTTTGGCAGTGACGCCAAAAACCCCATATGTCTAGGTTGCATTCTACTATGCCTCCAATTCAGTCTTGAGTTTGCGAGATCCAACCAAAAGCCGTTATTGGAGGGTGGGCTCCGTCGCTCCCAGTTGGGCGCTCGTCGTCGGACGGCTTCTACTTATTAGTGTCCCGATCTACTTTTGGagacctccaccttcatAAGTGATGACGTTGGCAATTTCTTCAGAAAAACAACGACTTGAAATAAAGTGTAAAAGCCGGCGCGACGAAACGAACCGACAATTGAGCAAGGACGGAACTTGACACTGTCTGACTGTGGTTTTCTTCTGGCCAATCTCCTCAGCTTCTATGTCATACGAAAGTCTCACGGACCTGCTTGGCGGCCATGACAAGCAACCACCCTCGGCCCGAACTTTAATAGACAGCCCTGAGGTGAGCGAGAGAGAGCTGGATGACGAACCTTCGTTGTCTGCACCTGtcaaagagaaagaggtcTGTTGATCGCGAGCAATGTTGCTGGTTAATTTCTTGCTGACATCAACACAGCTCGGCCCAGATACTCTCCCTATCAAGTTCACGTTTGCTCCCTCCGATACTCCTCTCGGTATAGCAGCTCCACACACCTTCATGCACGGCCTCTTCAAAGATGGCAACCTATACGGCCCGTATGTCTCAAACAAATTTGAGAGCTCTCTTCCCCGAATACTATCCCCCAATTCACCGGAATGGAATGATCCGCCAGCGTTTCCTCCCCGATCAGGGAATCCACGCATCAAGGGGTTACGAAAGTTGATGTTGGTTGACTGTTTGAGCCACGGCCGAGTTTGGGATGCTTTTCGAGCGAAAGTACAAGTGTATCAAACCAAACTTTTATTCTTTGAAGAATCAGTAATAGTCAAAACCACAGACCCGTCACGGTTTCCCGCAAAAGCCCCACTCCCGGGGGTCTTCACCGACAAGGAGGCAAggctttccatcttccaggAAAATATGATCTATACCGACTATCTCTACGATTTACAAGGAGAGGTAGTTCCGGGATCATATGGGCTTTGGGGAGGGAGGCTTGTGTTgggcgatgatgacgatgaagaggaagacgaggaaacAAGTTGTGAGGTGTGGGTAATGATTCTGGAGGATGTGGGCGAAGAAGTAGACGTTACAACTTTgtcggaagatgaaaagtgAGCTCTCATCCTTTGCTTTCCCAATTTTGCTAACATAATGTATAGACACGAAATAGTATCTCATTATCGTGAACTTCACAAAGCCGGGGTTCTCCATGGCGACCCCGATCCCCGTCACTGGCGTCGCCACCCTGCTGGCGGGTTCCGAATTATTGATTTTGACTCTGCAACCGTTTTGCCTCCGGGGAAAAAGGGTCGGGcgttgatggaagatgagcttGACCTTGTCAATAGCCATCTggtagaagaagatcgGACTTGGTATATCTAAGGCATTACAGGTCATTGCGCGTGTCAAGGATCAGTAAGCTATTTCCGTCTGTATTTCGAGGATCATGCTCATTGAATAGTTCAGTTTCCCTTCTGATCATCATGGACTTGACTCCTCAGACTTCATTATCGCATTAACCTATCTGTGGGATATGCAACATCATGGCATCATCGCTGTAAATATCACACTGTGGACCGTCGCGAAATAGAATCAGAATTGGATAAAGAGAAAGTCGTCTGTACAGTTCCGGATTATTGCCTTCACGTCAGCTGCAAGTATTCAATTTATCATGTTTCATGTATGTGAATATCATTGTCGAAATGGTCTTAATATCCGTCTCGTAAGGTCCTTTTCGGTTCCATATTTTTATCCGATGGTAGACTCGAGAAGGTAGCGGGATGTCGAGAAAGGTAG includes:
- a CDS encoding hypothetical protein (Match to ESTs gb|CF190775.1|CF190775, gb|CF190774.1|CF190774, gb|CF182954.1|CF182954) encodes the protein MSQPEAQQKKEQKQDQAPPTPHEDENQPDDNDNQSENNDQPPKEPQPEPQRQKKKKPQGRGGKGPLPDVKEATKPVQNGTDTAEGALSGAGDTAQGAVGGATDGATDQALGPLKSRRKPLPNELADTAPEDQPGGGKDKEEKGSLRINISLDLDVEVHLTARIKGDITIGLL
- a CDS encoding hypothetical protein (HMMPfam hit to ArfGap, Putative GTPase activating protein for Arf, score: 175.2, E(): 1.3e-49) encodes the protein MSTRQDKSTTERHAKILRELVKQPGNKNCADCKRNDTRWASWNLGVFLCIRCSGIHRSMGTHISKVKSIDLDIWTPEQMESIQKWGNKRANMYWERHLKAGHIPSDHKIESFIRSKYETRRWAMDGPPPPDPSVLENESTGGVVSPPPHQTKSPAPIPSSTSSSAAPPVPAHLPKTHPLLSRSIASSKATPSKPTSAVQAPIIDLFADDPAPAPAAVPAASSRAPAPIATAPAPAQPAPSSASNIFDLDFRTPSAPPLSNSPPASGPISNKSQSAKADIMSLFSSPSPSAIQSQQPNLAGGFFNATPSGVQATSPYASWQGGITSAVPSDGTQLGIPVGNKWSGLQMDQNAWGAPQHAQATQKTQPTQAYAQPQQQQSVNNMVSDPWTQAKTSMASPSDPWASTSSGDAGMGGGFFGMNQAQPKKEKDERDPFANIWA
- a CDS encoding hypothetical protein (Match to EST gb|CF188147.1|CF188147; HMMPfam hit to UPF0016, Uncharacterized protein family UPF0016, score: 189.9, E(): 4.9e-54), encoding MPEIPNSDSTLDGFVQAFVMIVVSEIGDKTFLIAAIMATRHPRMTVFAGAFASLVVMSMLSAALGRVILGLIPKLWTLWAASVLFFVFGAKMLQEAFSMASGSSHIQDEMREVEEELEEDSAVHDSHNARGTTILLESVEAGTGTRSPRVSTSRLDRSASPRPSRSGPSIHFPLSGGNNVGPLEKGKHWTMVLKEKIRTTLQMTTNPVFAQAFVLTFLGEWGDRSQITTIAMAGAHSVAVIAFGTIVGHGVCTCGAVLGGRYLSTKISVKHISLLGAAAFIIFAFLYAIEAYYYNGDLEVNW